From Segatella copri, the proteins below share one genomic window:
- a CDS encoding acyltransferase family protein: MKQRNTDIDWIRAILIILMILIHIVSFGNAYPHLKAGILSFMMPTFLIITGYLVNIEKSPKEMGRYLMCLALPYVIMVTGFSVLSYFMPVRDGITELSLSQICEKIFVTSIGPYWFIQTMIICGILYYVSFKGATWGTLRQGKTTMSTTTSLFIFATLLLLLSKTPALSPSAATYYFIGAVLRQCHIGFDRIFRPSPVALLLWLLLLGMEEWYDWGTLAIVFSCWCCISSLMWIHSLINRLQDNASVRKTEDTLLYIGRNTLPIYLFHPIFTMAAKFYHPLFSWDRSEICFALVTIFIAIAGSIGIAKMMEKTRLAYLFGKGKMLR; this comes from the coding sequence ATGAAACAAAGGAATACAGACATCGACTGGATAAGAGCCATCCTCATTATTCTCATGATATTGATTCATATCGTGAGCTTCGGCAACGCATACCCCCATCTCAAGGCAGGCATTCTCTCTTTCATGATGCCTACCTTCCTCATCATCACGGGCTATCTCGTGAATATCGAGAAAAGCCCAAAGGAGATGGGAAGATACCTGATGTGTCTTGCCTTGCCTTATGTCATCATGGTGACAGGATTCTCTGTACTCTCCTATTTCATGCCGGTGAGAGATGGCATCACGGAACTGTCACTCTCTCAGATTTGTGAGAAGATATTCGTTACTTCCATCGGTCCCTATTGGTTCATCCAGACCATGATTATCTGCGGCATTCTCTATTACGTCAGTTTCAAGGGAGCAACCTGGGGAACCCTCAGACAGGGAAAAACGACGATGAGCACCACCACAAGCCTCTTCATCTTCGCCACCCTACTCCTGCTCCTGTCCAAGACACCCGCTCTTTCGCCCAGTGCCGCCACCTATTATTTCATCGGAGCGGTACTCAGACAATGCCATATCGGCTTTGACAGAATTTTCCGTCCTTCACCGGTAGCCCTACTTCTCTGGCTGCTACTTCTGGGCATGGAAGAATGGTACGACTGGGGCACGCTCGCCATCGTCTTCTCCTGCTGGTGCTGCATTTCATCCCTGATGTGGATACACAGCCTCATCAACCGCCTACAGGATAATGCCAGCGTTCGAAAGACAGAAGACACCTTATTATATATAGGCCGCAACACGCTGCCCATCTATCTCTTCCACCCTATCTTTACGATGGCAGCCAAGTTTTATCATCCCCTCTTTAGTTGGGACAGGAGCGAAATCTGTTTTGCCCTCGTTACCA
- a CDS encoding ATP-binding protein: MEQIIGRKKEIELLTEYYHSGKAEFVAVYGRRRIGKTYLVRNLFRDKFAFDMSGSIEAPAEAQLSNFGFALREYGDSKQPIPANWTEAFEALKQLLKAKMKGERLVVFIDELPCLDTPKSGFQQAFEHFWNGWAAYQSEIMLIVCGSATSWMIANLIDSHGGLHNRITHEMYLAPFTLRETELMLQAYGFSWTRISILQIYSILGGVPYYLSLLDKKQGVEGNVDRLFFSSHAELKREYGRLYSSLFRNSESYMRVIEVLASCRQGMTRKEIMEKLKLKSGGTLTKVLSELINCDFVRGYNTRDKKIKQKDQIFQLTDLYTLFYMTFCHPGTTDTEYWTHLMGKPRQNTWYGLAFERVCMLHIPQIKHFLGIDQIHTEYYSWRSKVSKPAAQIDLLIERADNLVNLCEIKYSQMPYTITKEEDMRIRNRMADFVAETGIKSGIIPTMITTFGVRLTQYAALAQVQITMDDLFV, encoded by the coding sequence ATGGAGCAAATTATCGGACGAAAGAAAGAAATCGAGCTGTTGACAGAATATTATCATTCTGGCAAAGCTGAGTTTGTGGCTGTATATGGCAGGCGTCGTATCGGCAAGACTTATCTTGTGAGAAATCTCTTCCGTGATAAGTTTGCCTTTGATATGTCTGGGTCTATAGAGGCACCAGCTGAGGCGCAACTCTCTAATTTCGGGTTTGCGCTGAGGGAATATGGAGATTCCAAACAGCCTATTCCTGCGAATTGGACAGAGGCTTTTGAGGCATTAAAACAGTTGTTAAAGGCAAAAATGAAAGGAGAACGACTCGTTGTTTTTATCGATGAACTACCATGCTTGGATACGCCGAAATCTGGTTTCCAACAGGCTTTTGAGCACTTTTGGAACGGATGGGCAGCTTACCAAAGTGAAATCATGCTTATCGTTTGTGGCAGTGCCACGTCGTGGATGATAGCCAATCTGATAGATAGTCATGGTGGGCTTCATAATAGGATAACGCACGAGATGTATCTTGCTCCTTTTACTCTTCGTGAGACGGAACTGATGCTGCAAGCTTATGGATTCTCATGGACTCGCATTTCTATCCTTCAGATATATAGCATCCTTGGTGGGGTGCCTTATTATCTCAGTTTGTTGGATAAAAAGCAAGGTGTGGAAGGGAATGTCGACAGATTGTTTTTCTCATCCCACGCTGAACTGAAGCGAGAATATGGAAGACTATATTCGTCCTTGTTTAGAAATTCTGAGTCCTATATGCGTGTCATAGAGGTACTTGCCTCATGCAGACAAGGTATGACCCGAAAGGAAATCATGGAGAAATTGAAGCTGAAATCGGGTGGAACTTTGACAAAGGTTCTTAGTGAATTGATAAATTGCGATTTCGTAAGAGGGTATAATACCAGAGATAAGAAGATAAAGCAGAAAGATCAAATCTTTCAGCTCACCGACCTCTATACATTATTTTATATGACGTTTTGCCATCCTGGTACGACGGACACGGAATATTGGACTCACTTGATGGGAAAACCTCGTCAAAATACTTGGTATGGCTTGGCTTTTGAGCGAGTTTGCATGTTGCATATTCCTCAAATCAAGCATTTCTTGGGGATAGACCAAATCCATACCGAGTATTATTCTTGGCGAAGTAAGGTTTCAAAGCCAGCTGCGCAAATCGACTTACTGATAGAACGTGCCGATAATCTCGTGAATCTATGTGAAATCAAGTATTCGCAGATGCCTTACACGATCACTAAGGAGGAGGATATGCGCATTCGTAATCGTATGGCTGATTTCGTGGCAGAAACAGGAATAAAAAGTGGCATTATCCCAACGATGATTACTACTTTTGGCGTGCGCCTTACACAGTATGCAGCCTTGGCTCAAGTACAAATCACAATGGACGACCTGTTCGTATAA